TGAAAGTTACGAAATAAAATACCTCCATATTTCAGCAAATTACTTGTAATTAACTCCCGATTACTTGCTAGCCAATAAATTAAATTTATCCCATCTACCGCAGGTTGAATCAGTAGAGGTAACGAACTATCTGACAGTAAAGGAGTTACTTTAATTAATTCTGCATTCGATAAATTGACAGCTTGCCGTTTAACAGTCCGTAACTGATTGAGGCTGATTTTTGGAGGCTGGGGAATTGTCATATATGGGAATTACTTTGATTTTTGGAGCAATTCAAATTGAGTTTTTACATTATCATTTTTAGGAAACTCTAAATCTAGTTCATCCAAGGTTTTAACACCAAATAATTCTAAAATATCAGGAGACAAATTATTGTTTTCAATAAAATTGCTCTTTTCATTATTTTGCCCTTTATATACAATTACTAAATTGTGATAAAAATGCAGAGAAGTAATATGCTTATCAAAGTAGGTAGGCACATAACCAGGATGCAAAAACTCTTCATAATTGAGTCCATCCACCATTTTTTTAAACATATTCATTACAGTTTTTGGGTCATTTAAATCTAGGCTACCTCCAACACTAATGCAGTTTTGTAAAAAAATATTATCTTTAGCAAACTCTTTCCATCTTTCACCAGTAAGACTTGGCCAATAAGAGTGATGGATATTTTCTGCCGCATAAATTCCACCATCTTTCAGTGCAGGGAAAAAAGTATGGAACGCTTTTATATGGTGTTCATTGGCAGAACTACCATCTTCAATCACAATATCTAGCTCGCCGGTTTCATCTAAAATTTTTTTAATGAAATCTTCATCATTTTGGTCGCCGTGCAAAATTTTAATTCGGTCTTCTTCCAAATACCTTTTATCTACAATATCAAGACCATAAACCATACTATTCGGAAAATACTTTTTCCAAGTTTTTAAAGATTCTCCACCAAAGGTGTTATCATCATAACCGCCGATACCAATGGCTAAAATTTTGAGTTTTTTCTTCTTTAATGGCGCGAAGTGGCTTTGATAGCGATGAGCAAACCGCAATTTAGGCCATCTATCATGAGCATAGAGAGTTGATACCTTAGTTAAATCATTAGGCTCTAGTAATACCATTAATTCTTTTTGCCATTTTTCCCATACTTGTTTGTAATTGTTTAATAATTCCATGATTGTGACTCCTGTGAAAAGTAAAGACAAAAAACTGGTGTTAGGGAACTCCAAGAAACAAATTATCTAGGTTGAAGTTGTTTACTGATGACTGTGAACAGTGGAATATTTTTTGAATTTACAGTTATTTACAGTCAATTACTGTTATTTTCAGTTACTACAGATAGCCTTACGCTTGCTTTGCTTCAACTTTTGTAGTGAAGTTGATTCAAGTTCTTTCGCTTGTATTAACTGTTGTTGCTGATTATTTAAAGCGAGTAGTTCGACTAACTCATCTACTTTAATACTTGGTTGTTGCACAACAGCATGTAGTAACATTTCAAAAAATTTATTCATGCTGGCAATAGATGCGGCATTAAATAAATCTATTTTATACTCCATTGAACCTTGAAAACCTGTTAAATTTTCCCAAATACTAAATTTTAAATCAAATTTAGAAGTACCAATATCTACTTCTTGAGGATGCATAGTCAAGTCAGTAAGTTCTATAGCTGGTATCGGTGCATTTTGCAAAATAAACATTACTTGGAACAAAGGGTTATAAGTCAGGTTGCGTTCTGGTTGTAACTCCTCTACTAGTTTCTCAAATGGTAAATCTTGATGCGCGTAAGCATCTAAGGCGTTAGCACGTAACTGTTGTAGTACCTCTCGAAAACTGGGATTTCCACTAAAATCTGTGCGAAAGACTAAAGTATTGATGAAAAAGCCAATTAAGTTTTCTGTTTCTTGCCAGTTACGACCAACTACAGGCGAACCAACTAAAATATCTGCTTGCTTAGTGTAGCAGTAAAGTAATGTTTTAAACACTGCAAGGAGTGTCATGAAAAGAGTTACACCCTCTTGTTGATTTAAGTTTTTTACTGCTTCTTTGATGTCTCCTGTAATCGTGAAAAACTCTTTTTTACCTTTGAAGGTCTGAATTGCTGGTCTAGGTCTATCAGTGGGGAGTTGAAGTAAAGGTGCGCTATTACTAAGTTGCTGCTTCCAATAATTTAACTGAGGTTGGAGAACATCTGTTTGTAACCATTGTCTTTGCCAATAAGCATAATCTGCATACTGGATGCTCAGTTCTGGTAAGGGAGAAGGTTTACCAACAGAAAACGCGGCATAAATTGTTGCGAGTTCTTGAATAAGCACCCCAATTGACCAACCATCAGAAATGATGTGATGAGTGCTAATTAGCAACAGATGTTCATCTTGTTTGTAATGTAGAAGTTTTGCTCGTAATAGAGGTAGTTGGGAAAGATCAAAGGGTTGTTGGGTTTCTTGCAAAATTAAACTTTGAATATCAGAGTTACAATTTCGCAGAATTGATAATTTGAGTTCTAGACTCTGATGAATAACCTGAATAGGTCTTCCGTTTATAGCAGGAAAACTTGTCCGTAAGCTCTCATGACGCTTGATGATTTCGTTGAGACTTTGTTCGAGGATTAGTGAATTTAGTTTACCATTTAATCGAATAGCGATCGCTACATTATAAAAAGGATTTCCCGGTTCTAACTGGTCAAGAAACCATAAACGTTCTTGTGCTAAGCATAGAGGTAATTCACAATTGCGCTCAACAGGCTGGAGTTTTTGATTTGTTGTGGTTGTCTCTGTAGCTAATACCACCTCAACTACCTGAGCAATACTCGCTTCAAACAAATCTACAGCCGAAATAGACACCCCTAAATCTTGCTGAATGCGATTTTTTAAATCAAAGGCTTGTAAGGAATCTATACCCAAATTGCTCAGAGGTTGTTGAATATTTACCTGCTCTAAAGGAACTGATAATACTTGAGCTACTAGCTGTTGTAAGTAAGTTTCTATATTTGCGGGTTGGCTTTGGGACAAACTCACATCAGAACTATCCAGAATACTACTTTGGATAACATTGAGAGTACCTGCTAAAAATTCTGCCTTGGTAGCACGACGTTGTATTTTCCCACTAGAGGTTTTAGGAATGCTACCAGGTTTAATCAACACCACTGCATAAACTTGCATCTCGAATTCTTGGGAAACCGCCTGACGAATAGCACCGGTAACTTCTACTAGATTTGGTTTGGCGCGGAATTCCAACTCCTGCACCACTACCAACTTTTCTTCGTTCTCTACCTCAACTGCAAATGCTGCACTACTACCCAAGCGTAAAGCTGGATGAGAGCGTTCGGCGGTGAGTTCGATATCTTGGGGATAAAGGTTGCGGCCGCGAATGATAATTAAATCTTTGGCTCTACCAGTGATGAAAACTTCTCCATTTTCCAAAAAGCCTAAGTCA
Above is a window of Nostoc sp. UHCC 0702 DNA encoding:
- a CDS encoding AMP-binding protein → MPKSTTHLHDNCQKVSLSKFFTFVEILRYRSNTQSDIQAFTFLQDGEMQATSLTYRELDRCSRAIAAQLQELNLSGERALLLYPPGLDYLAAFFGCLYAKVVAVPAYPPRNQRNTPRIQAIIADAQAKIALTTTALLPSLQSLLKDKADLNCLQWLVTDNLPNGKEEAWQEAPINIDSLAFLQYTSGSTGTPKGVMLSHGNLLHNAAATYELMGHSPKSVFVSWLPTYHDMGLIGGILQPLYGGFPCILMPPASFLQRPYRWLQTISEYGGTTSGAPNFAYELCIQKITPEQKQTLDLSSWSVAFNGAEPIRQETLERFAASFSDCGFRKQAFYPCYGMAEATLMIAGGDKAVFPKIKTVNKAALEQNQVIDKITEEDVYSFVSCGQTLPQQQIAIANPETLTRCQPGEVGEIWVSGPSVGKGYWNRPEQTQQIFQAFLSNTKEGPFLRTGDLGFLENGEVFITGRAKDLIIIRGRNLYPQDIELTAERSHPALRLGSSAAFAVEVENEEKLVVVQELEFRAKPNLVEVTGAIRQAVSQEFEMQVYAVVLIKPGSIPKTSSGKIQRRATKAEFLAGTLNVIQSSILDSSDVSLSQSQPANIETYLQQLVAQVLSVPLEQVNIQQPLSNLGIDSLQAFDLKNRIQQDLGVSISAVDLFEASIAQVVEVVLATETTTTNQKLQPVERNCELPLCLAQERLWFLDQLEPGNPFYNVAIAIRLNGKLNSLILEQSLNEIIKRHESLRTSFPAINGRPIQVIHQSLELKLSILRNCNSDIQSLILQETQQPFDLSQLPLLRAKLLHYKQDEHLLLISTHHIISDGWSIGVLIQELATIYAAFSVGKPSPLPELSIQYADYAYWQRQWLQTDVLQPQLNYWKQQLSNSAPLLQLPTDRPRPAIQTFKGKKEFFTITGDIKEAVKNLNQQEGVTLFMTLLAVFKTLLYCYTKQADILVGSPVVGRNWQETENLIGFFINTLVFRTDFSGNPSFREVLQQLRANALDAYAHQDLPFEKLVEELQPERNLTYNPLFQVMFILQNAPIPAIELTDLTMHPQEVDIGTSKFDLKFSIWENLTGFQGSMEYKIDLFNAASIASMNKFFEMLLHAVVQQPSIKVDELVELLALNNQQQQLIQAKELESTSLQKLKQSKRKAICSN